The following DNA comes from Streptomyces pristinaespiralis.
GTCGGCGGTCTCCGCGCCGCCGGGGGCCGCGGTCGGCCCGGTGGGCCCGGGCCGGCCGGCGGCGGGATCCGGTGCCTCGCTGAGCGTCCCCGGGCCGGCGACGGCCTGCCCGTGCTCCCCGTCGGGGTCGGCGCCGTCCGCCGGTCCGCCACCGTCGGAGCGGTCGGAACGGGGGGCGGTGCTGGCGGCCGCGGCGAGGGCGTCGGCCAGGGCGCCCATCTCCACGTGGACGACCGCCACGGGCTTGGCCGGCGCCGTGGCGGACGCGTCGCGGAGGGCCGCGGCGAGGACCTCGCCGTCGCCCGATTCGGTGACGCCGTTCTCGCCGACCCAGGGGATGGCCGTGACGACCACGGCGTCGCAGTCGTCGTCCACCAGCGCTTGGGCGAGGGCGGCGCGGAAGTCCGAGGGAGTGGCCGCCGTCGTGAGGTCGCGCGGCGGGAGCGGACGCAGGCCCTCGGTGAGGCAGGCGTCATAGGTGAGCAGGCCCAGCGACTCGGAGTTGCCGAGGATCGCCACCCGCGGCCCGCGGGGCAGCGGCTGCCCGGCCAGCATCAGGCCCGCGTCGACGAGTTCGGTGACCGTGTCGACACGGATCACTCCCGCCTGGCGCAGCAGCGCCCCGACGGTCGCGTCCGGGATCCGGGTGAACGGCACGGCGTGGCCCGGCGGCACGCTGCCGCTGTGCCGGGCCCCCTTGACCACCACGACCGGCTTGACCGCGGCGGTCCGGCGGGCGAGGCGGGTGAACTTCCGGGGGTTGCCGATGGACTCCAGGTACATCAGGACGACATCGGTGTCCGGGTCCTCGTGCCAGTACTGGAGGAAGTCGTTGCCGGAGACGTCCGCGCGGTTGCCGGACGAGATGAACGAGGACAGGCCCGCGCCGCGCCGGTGGAGTCCGGACAGCAGGGCGATGCCGATCGCCCCGGACTGGGTGAACAGGCCGATCCGCCCGGGCACGGGGGCCTCGGGGGCCAGCGAGGCGTTGAGCCGGACGGTGTCCGAGGTGCTGATGATCCCGAACGAGTTGGGTCCGATGATCCGCATGCCGTACGAACGGGCCTGCCGCACCAGCTCGCGCTGGCGTTCCCGTCCGGCCCGGCCGCTCTCCGCGTATCCCGCGCTCAGCACCACGAGCCCCTGCACGCCGTGCTCGCCGCAGTCGGCGACGACCTCGGGCACCCGCTCCGCCGGGACGGCGACGATCGCCAGGTCGACGGGCTCGCCGATCTCCCCGACGGACCGTACGGCGGGCACGCCGTCGATCTCGCGCTGTTCCTGCGTGAACGCGTGGTTGACCGCGTACACCCGGCCGGTGAAGCCGCCGTCCAGGAGGTTGCGCAGCGCGGTGCGTCCGACGCCGCCGGGCAGCCGGCCCGCGCCGACGACGGCCACGGAGCCGGGCGCGAGCAGCCGCTGGACCGAGCGTGCCTCCGCCCGCTGCTCGCGTCCGCGCTGGACGGCGAGGGACTCGGCGGTCGGTTCGAGGTCGAGGGTCAGGTGGACGGAGCCGTCCTCGAAGCTGCGCTTCTGTGTGTAGCCGGCGTCGCGGAACACTTTGATCATCTTGGAGTTGGCCGGCAGCACCTCCGCGGCGAACCGCCTGATGCCGCGCTCCCGTGCCACCGCCGCGATGTGCTCGAGCAGCGCGGACGCGACGCCGCGCCCCTGGTGCGCGTCCTGGACGAGGAAGGCGACCTCCGCCTCGTCCGCGGGTGCGCTCGCCGGCCGGCCCTGCGCGTTGATCCGGTCGTAGCGGACGGTGGCGATGAACTCGCCGCCCACGGTGACCGCGAGCCCTACCCGGTCGACGTAGTCGTGGTGCGTGAACCGGTGGACGTCCTTGTCGGAGAGCCGCGGGTAGGGGGCGAAGAAGCGGTAGTACTTCGACTCGTCCGAGACCTGTTCGTAGAAGCTGACCAGCCGGTGGGCGTCCTCGGGGGTGATGGGCCTGATCCGGGCGGTGCCGCCGTCGCGCAGCACCACGTCTGCTTCCCAGTGAGCGGGGTAAGCGTGCTCCTGCGAGGTCTGCATGGGGGAAAGCCTACGCGCGGCCACCGGTCGCGGAGGCGGTTGCAGGCGGGCAGTCTGAGGGGGCCGACGGCGGTCCGCACCCCCGGCAGGGTGGGCGGGGAGCACGACGGGACACATGAGAGACTGGTCTAGACAACCCGCTAAGACTTGAAGGGCAACACCATGGCTGAGCGCCGCGTCAATGTCGGCTGGGCCGAGGGCCTTCACGCCCGCCCCGCGTCCATCTTCGTCCGTGCCGCGACGGCTGCCGGCGTCCCTGTGACGATCGCCAAGGCCGACGGCAACCCGGTCAACGCGGCCTCGATGCTCGCCGTGCTCGGCCTGGGCGCCCAGGGTGGCGAGGAGATCGTCCTCGCTTCCGACGCGGACGGCGCGGAGGCGGCCCTCGACCGCCTGGCCAAGCTGGTGGCCGAGGGGCTCGACGAGCTTCCCGAGACCGTCTGAGCGCCGGCGGGCCCTCTCGCCCGTCGCCATTATTCAGAAAGCCGCGGTGTTCCGGTCCGGAACGCCGCGGTTCTGCATTTCAGCGCCGCATTCCGTATTCCGCGTCCGGGTCCGGAAAGAAAAGGGAAACACAGAAAAGGCCGACCCCATCACGCCTTCTTTTGTATACGCCCTCTGTTAATTCCGGCCGCCCGTGGTGTTTACGGCATGTTGCGAAGTCCTCACCCGCACGGTGCGGCGCAGCCTGTGCGCCGCGGCGGCGCGCTCGGCGTGCGCCGCCGTCAGCGCGCGCGCACGCTCCGCGTCACCGCGCGCCACGGCGTCGACGATCGCACCGTGCTCCGCCCACGACTCGACCGGGGCGACAGGCTGCTCCACCGAGTACATCCAGGCGATCTTGTGCCGCAACTGGGTCAGCAGCGCGGTCAGCCCCGGGCTGTCGCAGGACTGCGCGAGCGTCTCGTGGAACCACGAACCGAGTGAGCGCAGATCCTCTCCCTGCCCCCGGCGGGCCCGCTCCTGACCGAGTCTCACCAGGCCGCGCAGCACCCGCAGATGTGCGTCCGTGCGGCGCTGCGCGGCGCGCGCCGCGCCCAGCGGCTCCAGCAGCATGCGGATCTCCAGGAGATCGGCGGCCTCCCGCTCCGTCGGCTCCGCCACACAGGCGCCGGCGTGCCGGCGGGTCACGACGAAGCCCTCGGACTCCAGGGTGCGCAGCGCCTCACGCACCGGGACGCGGGAGACGCCGTAGCGGCGGGCCAGTTGCTCCTCCGTGAGCCGGCTGCCGCGCTCGTGGACGCCGGAGACGATGTCGTCGCGGATCGCCGTGCATACCGAGTGCGCGGGAATGCGCATGACCGAACCTCCGCATTGATCCGAGCGAAACGCAGCCGACTGACGCGTGTTCCCGTGACTCTATTGCAATGAAGGCGCTTTTCCGATGCCCGGGCCAAATCCATGGAAGTCTCTTGACGGGGACGGCAATCACGCAATGGCCGAAACGCCGTGGAATGCGCAGAAGGCCCCCGGCGGGAAGCCGGGGGCCCTGGGGGACGACGCGTGGCGCCGGAGGTCAGACGTTGACGCCGTGCGAGCGCAGGTAGGCGACCGGGTCGATGTCGGAGCCGTACTCGGCCGTGGTCCGGGCCTCGAAGTGCAGGTGCGGGCCGGTCGAGTTGCCCGTCGAGCCGGACAGACCGATCTGTCGGCCGGGGGCGACCTGCTGGCCGACGGAGACGCTGATGGACGACAGGTGGCCGTACTGGGTGTACGTGCCGTCGTTCATCCGGATGACGACGTTGTTGCCGTACGCGCCGCCCCAGCCGGCTTCGACGACGGTGCCCGCGCCGACGGACACGACGGAACTGCCGGAGGCGGCGCGGAAGTCGACGCCGGAGTGGCTGCCGGAGGACCACAGGGCACCACCGGTCTTGTAACCGGTGGTCACGTACGAACCGGCGATGGGGAGCCGGAAGGAGTTCAGCCGCTTGCGCTCGGCCTCGCGCGCGGCGCGCTCCTTGGCCTCGCGGGCCTCCTTGGCGCGCGCCTCCGCCTTGCGCCGGGCTTCCGCCTTCGCCTCGGCCTCGGCCTTCGCCTGCGCCCTGGCCTTGGCGGCGGCCTCCTCGGCCTCCCTCTCCTGCGCGGCGGCCTGGGCGGCTATCTCGTCGGCGAGCGACCCCATGGAGACGATCTGGGTGAGGCCGGTGTCCTCGACGGAGGGGGCCTCGGTGTCGGCGGCGAGCGCCGGGGAGGCGAGGGTTCCGATGACGCCGGTGGTGGCGAGGGCGGCGACGCCGGCCAGGTTCGCGCTCCTGCGCGTCAGGCGGCTCGGGGCACGATGCTTCCCGGTGGCACGGGTGAACGCCATGAAGAGGCTGGTCCTTTCCTTCCTTCTCGCCTACCGGGTTAGCTGACGGGTTCGGAGCAGGAAGGTCTCCTACGGCCCCCTCCGCACGGGCGAAGGCGGCCGATTCACCCCAGGGACTGCGTGGGTCCCCGGCTCCCCAGGCTCGCGCCTGACGGGGACTCGGCGATGGCTGCCCGATGCCGCGGGCGCGACGATCTCCAGGCGGACAGCCGGACCGACGCTAGGCAACCGCTCCTTCAATCACCAAACAGACAGCCCGTTTTGTAGCGCATGCCACAGGGCAGACGGGCACTCAACCCTGCAAATCGGACATAGAACAGAACCCCGGCAAACGATTCGAAGCCGGGGTCCTGTTCGCGCGCAATGCGCGTTTTTCAGTTGTCCTTCGCCGGGCGGCCGTCGATCAGCCCGTGACAACCCTCACTTCACCGATGCCGAGCGCCTTCACCGGCTCCTCGATCTGCGACGCGTCGCCGAC
Coding sequences within:
- a CDS encoding bifunctional acetate--CoA ligase family protein/GNAT family N-acetyltransferase, with protein sequence MQTSQEHAYPAHWEADVVLRDGGTARIRPITPEDAHRLVSFYEQVSDESKYYRFFAPYPRLSDKDVHRFTHHDYVDRVGLAVTVGGEFIATVRYDRINAQGRPASAPADEAEVAFLVQDAHQGRGVASALLEHIAAVARERGIRRFAAEVLPANSKMIKVFRDAGYTQKRSFEDGSVHLTLDLEPTAESLAVQRGREQRAEARSVQRLLAPGSVAVVGAGRLPGGVGRTALRNLLDGGFTGRVYAVNHAFTQEQREIDGVPAVRSVGEIGEPVDLAIVAVPAERVPEVVADCGEHGVQGLVVLSAGYAESGRAGRERQRELVRQARSYGMRIIGPNSFGIISTSDTVRLNASLAPEAPVPGRIGLFTQSGAIGIALLSGLHRRGAGLSSFISSGNRADVSGNDFLQYWHEDPDTDVVLMYLESIGNPRKFTRLARRTAAVKPVVVVKGARHSGSVPPGHAVPFTRIPDATVGALLRQAGVIRVDTVTELVDAGLMLAGQPLPRGPRVAILGNSESLGLLTYDACLTEGLRPLPPRDLTTAATPSDFRAALAQALVDDDCDAVVVTAIPWVGENGVTESGDGEVLAAALRDASATAPAKPVAVVHVEMGALADALAAAASTAPRSDRSDGGGPADGADPDGEHGQAVAGPGTLSEAPDPAAGRPGPTGPTAAPGGAETADAPSPGADTRRIPAYPAAERAVRALAEAVRYAQWRRQAAEPGRVPEYDDIDEAGAAAHIERMLAEADDDRGFTLAAADAHALLARYGVHVRPTLPAPDPGAAVQAAARLGYPVALKTTAPHLRHRADLGGVRLDLADETQLRQAYRELTETLGGPAELQPVVQAMVPRGVDTVVRAAIDPAVGAVLSFGLAGVASELLGDTAHRLVPATDRDASELIRTIRAAPLLFGWRGSAPVDTTALEELLLRVSRLVDDHPEVVGVGLEPVVVAQHGLTVLDASVRLAPPPPRSDLGPRRLPSY
- a CDS encoding HPr family phosphocarrier protein; amino-acid sequence: MAERRVNVGWAEGLHARPASIFVRAATAAGVPVTIAKADGNPVNAASMLAVLGLGAQGGEEIVLASDADGAEAALDRLAKLVAEGLDELPETV
- a CDS encoding GntR family transcriptional regulator, with the translated sequence MRIPAHSVCTAIRDDIVSGVHERGSRLTEEQLARRYGVSRVPVREALRTLESEGFVVTRRHAGACVAEPTEREAADLLEIRMLLEPLGAARAAQRRTDAHLRVLRGLVRLGQERARRGQGEDLRSLGSWFHETLAQSCDSPGLTALLTQLRHKIAWMYSVEQPVAPVESWAEHGAIVDAVARGDAERARALTAAHAERAAAAHRLRRTVRVRTSQHAVNTTGGRN
- a CDS encoding M23 family metallopeptidase, with the translated sequence MAFTRATGKHRAPSRLTRRSANLAGVAALATTGVIGTLASPALAADTEAPSVEDTGLTQIVSMGSLADEIAAQAAAQEREAEEAAAKARAQAKAEAEAKAEARRKAEARAKEAREAKERAAREAERKRLNSFRLPIAGSYVTTGYKTGGALWSSGSHSGVDFRAASGSSVVSVGAGTVVEAGWGGAYGNNVVIRMNDGTYTQYGHLSSISVSVGQQVAPGRQIGLSGSTGNSTGPHLHFEARTTAEYGSDIDPVAYLRSHGVNV